A portion of the Juglans microcarpa x Juglans regia isolate MS1-56 chromosome 1D, Jm3101_v1.0, whole genome shotgun sequence genome contains these proteins:
- the LOC121248278 gene encoding uncharacterized protein LOC121248278 — translation EARQDEIDTGVVYYGPISSTIKKVNLLSLTTCCLSVSLGPVPHAPVITFMTSPDMNVILKSVIASSVIFLSDLLFFLVLFDCMLFFLLLVLSAFLHDNTKERK, via the exons GAAGCCAGGCAAGATGAAATAGATACTGGTGTTGTTTATTATGGTCCGATCTCATCCACTATCAAGAAAGTAAACCTCCTTTCTCTTACAACCTGCTGCCTGTCAGTATCACTGGGCCCAGTGCCCCA TGCCCCAGTCATAACCTTCATGACATCTCCTGACATGAATGTGATCCTCAAGAGTGTAATTGCATCATCAGTGATATTTTTaagtgatcttttatttttcctcgtTCTGTTTGATTGCATGCTCTTCTTCCTTTTGCTTGTTCTGTCCGCATTTCTTCACGACAAtacgaaagaaagaaagtaa
- the LOC121264485 gene encoding LOW QUALITY PROTEIN: elongation factor 1-alpha-like (The sequence of the model RefSeq protein was modified relative to this genomic sequence to represent the inferred CDS: inserted 1 base in 1 codon), producing the protein MGKEKVHINIVVIGHVDSGKSTTTGHLIYKLXGIDKRVIERFEKEAAEMNKRSFKYAWVLDKLKAERERGITIDIALWKFETTKYYCTVIDAPGHRDFIKNMITGTSQADCAVLIIDSTTGGFEAGISKDGQTREHALLAFTLGVKQMICCCNKMDATTPKYSKARYDEIVKEVSSYLKKVGYNPDKIPFVPISGFEGDNMIERSTNLDWYKGPTLLDALDMIQEPKRPTDKPLRLPLQDVYKIGGIGTVPVGRVETGIIKPGMLVTFGPTGLTTEVKSVEMHHEALQEALPGDNVGFNVKNVAVKDLKRGFVASNSKDDPAKEAANFTSQVIIMNHPGQIGNGYAPVLDCHTCHIAVKFAEIITKIDRRSGKELEKEPKFLKNGDAGFVKMIPTKPMVVETFSEYPPLGRFAVRDMRQTVAVGVIKSVEKKDPSGAKVTKSAAKKGVK; encoded by the exons ATGGGCAAGGAAAAGGTTCACATCAACATTGTGGTCATTGGTCATGTCGACTCAGGCAAGTCGACCACCACTGGCCACTTGATCTACAAGC GGGGTATTGACAAACGTGTTATTGAGAGGTTTGAGAAAGAAGCTGCTGAGATGAACAAGCGATCATTCAAGTATGCTTGGGTGCTCGACAAGCTCAAGGCAGAGCGTGAGCGTGGTATCACCATTGATATTGCCTTGTGGAAATTCGAGACCACCAAGTATTACTGCACAGTCATTGACGCCCCTGGACACCGTGACTTTATTAAGAACATGATCACTGGAACCTCCCAGGCTGATTGTGCTGTTCTTATCATTGACTCTACCACTGGTGGTTTCGAAGCTGGTATTTCCAAGGATGGACAAACCCGTGAGCATGCTCTCCTTGCCTTCACCCTTGGTGTCAAGCAAATGATTTGCTGCTGCAACAAG ATGGATGCTACAACTCCAAAATACTCAAAGGCAAGGTATGATGAAATCGTGAAGGAAGTCTCTTCCTACCTGAAGAAGGTTGGATACAATCCTGACAAGATTCCTTTCGTCCCCATCTCTGGATTTGAGGGTGACAATATGATTGAGAGGTCCACCAACCTTGACTGGTATAAGGGCCCAACCCTTCTTGATGCCCTTGATATGATCCAGGAGCCCAAGAGACCTACAGACAAGCCCTTGCGTCTTCCACTTCAGGATGTCTACAAGATTGGAGGCATTGGAACCGTGCCTGTGGGTCGTGTCGAGACTGGTATTATCAAGCCTGGTATGCTTGTGACTTTTGGTCCCACAGGATTGACCACTGAAGTTAAGTCTGTTGAGATGCACCATGAGGCTCTCCAAGAGGCTCTTCCTGGAGATAATGTTGGCTTCAATGTGAAGAATGTTGCAGTCAAGGATCTCAAGCGTGGGTTTGTTGCCTCAAACTCCAAGGATGACCCTGCCAAGGAGGCAGCCAACTTCACCTCCCAAGTTATCATCATGAACCACCCTGGCCAGATTGGAAATGGCTATGCCCCTGTCCTTGATTGCCACACCTGCCACATTGCTGTCAAATTTGCCGAGATCATCACCAAGATTGACAGGCGTTCTGGTAAGGAGCTTGAGAAGGAGCCCAAGTTCTTGAAGAATGGCGATGCCGGATTTGTTAAGATGATTCCCACAAAGCCAATGGTGGTCGAAACTTTCTCCGAGTATCCTCCACTTGGTCGTTTTGCTGTCAGGGATATGCGTCAAACTGTGGCTGTCGGTGTCATCAAGAGCGTAGAGAAGAAGGATCCTTCCGGAGCCAAGGTCACCAAGTCTGCAGCTAAAAAGGGTGTCAAGTGA
- the LOC121264494 gene encoding nucleolar complex protein 2 homolog isoform X1 — MGKLGKKARKFAKKNLQSVLKRKRKLKSVFKKRTSKRDGHDAAEDQEGDAIELSNGRKPEGGDLEDTSLDAIFSEDDSDVSGDDSESDGYLSEDSKCTYVIESGSKDYLEGNRGSALSMQNGEINLDLAQKAKKLNRLKEKDPDFAKLLESYDKGLQPFRNEETFSDEGETSNKSMQSNESKFLTVSALRFWCQLVKEQKSLPALTSLINGYRTVCHYGTKSTDVFSANSYHIIQNSETFCEMLMFMLHEGDNIFRGLLGISSSNCRKETILELKNTSKWKALKPLIKSYLRSTLYLLNQVTDHEILAFSVARLRASIIYFAAFPSLLHRLVKISVHLWATGGGSLSSHSFLIIKDVASAFSSSCFDTCLVKTYKAFIGHCQFVDSVLLKHFQFLRNSLVELCSLDVQKSSSRAMICIKQLAKILQQGLQTKKKEALKKICSWQYTNCIDLWVMFIAACIHDYDLQPLLFTLIQIINGVALLFPGPRYLPLRIKCIQWLNNLSSSSGVFIPVASLVLDVLEYKVGKEGGKSGKAFKFSSAVKLPKYWLKSQNFQEACVSSAIELLSVHFAQWSYHISFPEVATIPLIHLRKFHEITTIERFRRVVKRFIDQVELNVEFVQKKRDEVAFSPKDQQSVESFLQLEKYNGNFPFTQYYRSIMDNAASRNLFLSEKFPGAAKVKKEHTKASRDGLVDVGINRNRNSEKRKKSKIDRHIDGQGDGKNGKKLKV, encoded by the exons ATGGGGAAACTGGGCAAGAAGGCAAGGAAGTTCGCCAAGAAAAATCTTCAGTCTGTGCTCAAAAGAAAGAGGAAGCTGAAGTCTGTGTTCAAAAAGAGAACTTCTAAAA GAGATGGGCACGATGCTGCTGAAGACCAAGAAGGGGACGCTATAGAGCTGTCTAATGGAAG AAAGCCCGAAGGTGGAGATCTTGAAGATACATCCCTGGATGCAATATTTAGTGAAGATGACAGTGATGTGAGTGGAGATGATTCAGAGAGCGATGGATATCTCTCAGAG GACTCAAAGTGCACATATGTTATTGAAAGTGGAAGTAAGGATTATCTTGAAG GCAACAGAGGTAGTGCTTTATCAATGCAAAACGGGGAAATTAATTTAGATCTTGCACAGAAGGCAAAAAAATTGAACAGGTTGAAGGAAAAG GATCCGGATTTTGCTAAGCTACTGGAAAGCTATGATAAGGGTCTTCAACCTTTCAGAAATGAAGAGACT TTTTCTGATGAGGGTGAGACAAGTAACAAAAGCATGCAGTCAAATGAGAGCAAGTTTTTGACTGTCTCTGCCCTTAGATTTTGGTGTCAACTTGTTAAAGAGCAGAAGAGTTTGCCTGCACTAACTAGTCTTATAAATGGATATCGGACTGTGTGCCACTACGGAACCAAATCAACTGATGTTTTCAGTGCCaattcatatcatataattcaGAACAGTGAAACTTTCTGCGAGATGTTGATGTTCATGCTTCATGAGGGTGATAATATATTTCGGGGGCTACTTGGAATATCAAGCTCCAATTGCAGGAAGGAGACAATTTTGGAGTTGAAGAATACGTCAAAATGGAAAGCTCTGAAGCCACTAATCAAATCTTATTTGAGGAGTACACTGTATCTCTTGAATCAAGTTACAGACCATGAGATTTTGGCCTTCTCTGTAGCCCGGCTCAGAGCGTCGATAATATATTTTGCTGCTTTTCCTTCTTTACTGCACAGATTGGTTAAG ATCTCAGTTCATTTATGGGCAACTGGTGGAGGGTCTCTCTCCTCACACTCCTTTCTCATCATAAAAGATGTGGCTTCTGCTTTTAGCTCCAGTTGCTTTGACACTTGTTTGGTTAAAACATACAAAGCATTTATTGGTCACTGTCAATTTGTGGATTCAGTCCTGCTTAAACATTTTCAGTTTCTGAGAAACTCCTTGGTTGAGCTGTGCTCCCTAGATGTACAGAAATCATCTAGTAGAGCAATGATTTGCATTAAGCAACTTGCTAAAATACTGCAGCAGGGTCTGCAAACAAAGAAGAAG GAAGCACTCAAGAAAATATGCAGTTGGCAATACACTAATTGTATTGATCTCTGGGTGATGTTTATTGCAGCCTGCATACATGATTACGATCTTCAGCCATTGCTTTTTACGCTCATTCAAATCATAAATGGCGTGGCTCTCCTGTTTCCTGGACCAAGATATCTACCTTTGAGAATTAAATGCATCCAATGGCTGAATAATCTCTCCAGTTCTAGTGGGGTTTTCATTCCTGTTGCATCTTTGGTGTTGGatgttttagaatataaagttGGCAAGGAGGGTGGAAAAAGTGGGAAGGCCTTCAAATTTTCGTCTGCTGTCAAG TTGCCAAAATATTGGTTAAAATCACAAAACTTCCAAGAGGCATGCGTTTCATCAGCCATTGAACTGCTTTCAGTGCACTTTGCTCAATGGAGCTACCACATATCTTTTCCTGAAGTGGCAACTATTCCTCTCATCCACCTTAGGAAGTTTCATGAGATAACTACTATTGAGAGGTTCAGGCGTGTGGTGAAGCGTTTTATTGATCAG GTTGAGCTGAACGTAGAGTTTGTGCAGAAGAAAAGAGATGAGGTGGCTTTTTCACCAAAAGATCAACAATCTGTTGAATCGTTCCTCCAG CTGGAGAAGTATAATGGCAACTTCCCCTTTACACAATATTACAGAAGCATCATGGACAACGCTGCTTCCAGAAATCTGTTTTTGAGTGAAAAG TTTCCTGGAGCGgcaaaagtgaaaaaagaaCATACAAAAGCATCCAGAGATGGCTTGGTCGATGTGGGCATTAATCGCAACCGAAAttcagagaaaagaaagaaaagtaaaatagaTCGGCATATTGATGGCCAGGGAGATGGAAAGAATGGGAAGAAACTAAAAGTTTGA
- the LOC121264494 gene encoding nucleolar complex protein 2 homolog isoform X2 — MQNGEINLDLAQKAKKLNRLKEKDPDFAKLLESYDKGLQPFRNEETFSDEGETSNKSMQSNESKFLTVSALRFWCQLVKEQKSLPALTSLINGYRTVCHYGTKSTDVFSANSYHIIQNSETFCEMLMFMLHEGDNIFRGLLGISSSNCRKETILELKNTSKWKALKPLIKSYLRSTLYLLNQVTDHEILAFSVARLRASIIYFAAFPSLLHRLVKISVHLWATGGGSLSSHSFLIIKDVASAFSSSCFDTCLVKTYKAFIGHCQFVDSVLLKHFQFLRNSLVELCSLDVQKSSSRAMICIKQLAKILQQGLQTKKKEALKKICSWQYTNCIDLWVMFIAACIHDYDLQPLLFTLIQIINGVALLFPGPRYLPLRIKCIQWLNNLSSSSGVFIPVASLVLDVLEYKVGKEGGKSGKAFKFSSAVKLPKYWLKSQNFQEACVSSAIELLSVHFAQWSYHISFPEVATIPLIHLRKFHEITTIERFRRVVKRFIDQVELNVEFVQKKRDEVAFSPKDQQSVESFLQLEKYNGNFPFTQYYRSIMDNAASRNLFLSEKFPGAAKVKKEHTKASRDGLVDVGINRNRNSEKRKKSKIDRHIDGQGDGKNGKKLKV; from the exons ATGCAAAACGGGGAAATTAATTTAGATCTTGCACAGAAGGCAAAAAAATTGAACAGGTTGAAGGAAAAG GATCCGGATTTTGCTAAGCTACTGGAAAGCTATGATAAGGGTCTTCAACCTTTCAGAAATGAAGAGACT TTTTCTGATGAGGGTGAGACAAGTAACAAAAGCATGCAGTCAAATGAGAGCAAGTTTTTGACTGTCTCTGCCCTTAGATTTTGGTGTCAACTTGTTAAAGAGCAGAAGAGTTTGCCTGCACTAACTAGTCTTATAAATGGATATCGGACTGTGTGCCACTACGGAACCAAATCAACTGATGTTTTCAGTGCCaattcatatcatataattcaGAACAGTGAAACTTTCTGCGAGATGTTGATGTTCATGCTTCATGAGGGTGATAATATATTTCGGGGGCTACTTGGAATATCAAGCTCCAATTGCAGGAAGGAGACAATTTTGGAGTTGAAGAATACGTCAAAATGGAAAGCTCTGAAGCCACTAATCAAATCTTATTTGAGGAGTACACTGTATCTCTTGAATCAAGTTACAGACCATGAGATTTTGGCCTTCTCTGTAGCCCGGCTCAGAGCGTCGATAATATATTTTGCTGCTTTTCCTTCTTTACTGCACAGATTGGTTAAG ATCTCAGTTCATTTATGGGCAACTGGTGGAGGGTCTCTCTCCTCACACTCCTTTCTCATCATAAAAGATGTGGCTTCTGCTTTTAGCTCCAGTTGCTTTGACACTTGTTTGGTTAAAACATACAAAGCATTTATTGGTCACTGTCAATTTGTGGATTCAGTCCTGCTTAAACATTTTCAGTTTCTGAGAAACTCCTTGGTTGAGCTGTGCTCCCTAGATGTACAGAAATCATCTAGTAGAGCAATGATTTGCATTAAGCAACTTGCTAAAATACTGCAGCAGGGTCTGCAAACAAAGAAGAAG GAAGCACTCAAGAAAATATGCAGTTGGCAATACACTAATTGTATTGATCTCTGGGTGATGTTTATTGCAGCCTGCATACATGATTACGATCTTCAGCCATTGCTTTTTACGCTCATTCAAATCATAAATGGCGTGGCTCTCCTGTTTCCTGGACCAAGATATCTACCTTTGAGAATTAAATGCATCCAATGGCTGAATAATCTCTCCAGTTCTAGTGGGGTTTTCATTCCTGTTGCATCTTTGGTGTTGGatgttttagaatataaagttGGCAAGGAGGGTGGAAAAAGTGGGAAGGCCTTCAAATTTTCGTCTGCTGTCAAG TTGCCAAAATATTGGTTAAAATCACAAAACTTCCAAGAGGCATGCGTTTCATCAGCCATTGAACTGCTTTCAGTGCACTTTGCTCAATGGAGCTACCACATATCTTTTCCTGAAGTGGCAACTATTCCTCTCATCCACCTTAGGAAGTTTCATGAGATAACTACTATTGAGAGGTTCAGGCGTGTGGTGAAGCGTTTTATTGATCAG GTTGAGCTGAACGTAGAGTTTGTGCAGAAGAAAAGAGATGAGGTGGCTTTTTCACCAAAAGATCAACAATCTGTTGAATCGTTCCTCCAG CTGGAGAAGTATAATGGCAACTTCCCCTTTACACAATATTACAGAAGCATCATGGACAACGCTGCTTCCAGAAATCTGTTTTTGAGTGAAAAG TTTCCTGGAGCGgcaaaagtgaaaaaagaaCATACAAAAGCATCCAGAGATGGCTTGGTCGATGTGGGCATTAATCGCAACCGAAAttcagagaaaagaaagaaaagtaaaatagaTCGGCATATTGATGGCCAGGGAGATGGAAAGAATGGGAAGAAACTAAAAGTTTGA